CTCATATTGGCCTGGTTGGCCATTCTGGTTGCGGCAAGACAACGCTGCTTAGCCTTATTTTAGGGCTTTATCCTGTTGAGAACGGTAAGATATTATTGGCTGATAGCCAGCTAGAGGCAATAGATTCTGCCTATCTTCTTTACAATATTGGCATAGTTTTGCAGGAGCCGTTTCTTTTTGATGACACTATCGCTTATAATATTTCCTATGCCTTAAATGAGGCTAGAGATAAAGATATTATTGAAGCAGCGAGGCTTTCTGATATCTATAGTTTCGTTAATTCTCTGCCTAAAAAATTTGATACAACTGTGGGAGAGAATGCCTACAGGCTTTCTCAAGGCCAAAAGCAGCGGATTGCTATCGCGCGTGCATTAATAAAAAGGCCGCAAATTTTAATTTTAGATGAAGCGATGTCTTCTCTTGATTCAGAAACAGAAAGCAAGATAATCGCTAATATAAAAAACAAATTTTCCGATTCTACGATTATCTTGGTATCGCATAGATTGTCAGCTGTAAAGACAATGGATACAATTTATTATTTTAAAGGGCCGCATATTATGCACATAGGCTCGCATGATAAATTACTTGATGAGCTCTCTGATTATAGAGAATTCTTTAGAGAACAGATTTAAAAAGGTAGTTTTAAGATTATGAAAATACGCTTATACATCGGATTATTACTTTTGAAAATTACCGAAACGTTCAATCTCATGGGCAGGATATTTAAAAATATTTTACTAGTAGTTCTCCTGCCTCAGGATCTAAGCAGCCTTAATAAATTAGCTTATAATAATAAGGGTAATCTAAATGCGCTCTCAAGTTTGGCAACGCGAGGGCTAAATGAAGGAGAGAAGGAATTAATTTCTAAATATTGTCTTAAGCCGGGTAAGTTTCTAGTCTTAGGCTGCGGTGCAGGCAGGGAAACTTATGCATTGGCAAAGATGGGTTTTGTTGTTACGGGTATTGATTTCGTAGAGACCTTGTTAGGAAAGGCAAGAGCTGTAGCAGAAGAAGAACAGTTGAGGATAGAATACATTAATAAAGATATTCTTTTATGGGCCGAGGAAGAGAGAAAAGAAAAATACGATTATATCCTTGTTTCAAATAATGTCTATCTGCAGATTCCTTCAAAAAAAATACGGATTAATTTTCTTAATAGGGCGCTTAATAAATTATCTGATGATGGCCTTTTTATTGTAATTAATAACTGCATATCTGATCTTAAATACTCTAAAATTCAGTTTAAATTAAAAAGGCTCTTGGCAAGAATCATGTTCGCAAATGTCGGAATAGAAGCAGGCGACTGGATACCAATTCGTCAATTCTTTCACCGGCCGCAAAATAAGAATGAATTTTTAACTGAATTTCAAGATAGCGAAGCCTTAATCTATGAGGTTAGAGAAGATAAGAATCTTATTTCGGTTTTGCTAAAACATTCAAATGGATAAGAAGTTAAAAGAAGACATTGAAGTTAATGAGAGAGGGCTAGAGGTCCCTTGTCAGGATAGCAAGCTTTCACAACTATGCTGTGAGTATTCTGATTTACTGCCCTGTTGTAATGCCCTTATCCCAAGGGGAAAACGTTTTAGGGACCGGGCTAAAATATTATGGGGTAAGGTGAGTTTTCTAGACCTTTTTGAACTAAAGAAGGAACTTCTAAAAACAGATTATTTTAAATTTAAAACAACAAGTTGGTGCATGTTTCCAGTCTTAAAAAAAGGCGATACGTTAAAGATTGAATCTTGTAGTTTGAATGATTTAAAAATAGGTGAAATACCAGTTTATCGTAGAAATAATAGATTATATTCACATCGAATTGTGGATAAGCATATTCTAGAAGGAAAGGAGCGGATAATAACAAGACCAGATACAGCTAAGGTCAGGAAGGGCCTCTTGCAAGAAGAGCTAGAAGAGGAGGATTTATTAGGCAAAGTAAGGGAAGTAGAAAGAGACAAAAAGAGATTTCCTCTAGAAAAAAGGGAAGCTAATTTTTGGGAGAAATTCTTATACACCAGACATAAACTCTCCTTGGCTTTATTGAAATTATTGTCTCGTGTTTCTATGAAAACTTTAACATGCATTCAATCTCTTTGGATTTATAGATGGTTAGGAAAAAAGCTAATTAAAAGATTGGAACCCAATATAGATTTCCAACTCGCCACACCCTCAAGGCACAAGTTAGAAATATATGAATATACACCATTAGAAAAAAGAGATAATTTTCGACCAAGAGAATATAAAAATTTTCATATTATTATGAAATCAAAAGATACGCCTATAGGATGCATTACATTCTTGAACAGAGATAAGAATTGTCCATATACAGGTTTTTGGTTAGCTGAGCTGTGGATCAGGCTTAGATATAGAGGGCTGGGCCTGGAGTCGTTTTTAGTCAACAGAGCGCAAGATTTTTTAAGAGAACGCGACCTAGAGCACATTTCTTATCCAAGGCCTCCTGTTGTGCTAAAGCGTTCTTTTTTGAGGGCTCCGCTTTATTTTAACAGCCAGGAGTTATTGATTGTTTTATCCAAGGATAAAACAGATGAAGATCTGACTAAGAGGGCACTTAGCCTTATCAGGGCCGGAATTGATTGGGATGTATTTTACAAGTTAGTTATAGCCAGTGGCAAACCCGCGGCTATAATGAAACATATAAAGTTTTTAAGTGGTCTTGAGGCGGTTGGTCATTCTGCAATTGACAGATTAAAGGGAGCCTTCTTTGATACGATTGACTCTACTACACGAAATCACAGGCAGTTATTGGATATACTCAAGGAGTTCTCAAAAGCAAAAATTAGCGTTATTCCTTTAAAAGGTACATATTTATCCCAAAGACTCTACGGAGATATCTCACTGCGAGGAAAGAATCTAGATATTGATTTGTTGATAAAAGAGCAGGATATAGAGAGGGCAACGGCTTTATTGAAAGGATTAGGCTATAAAGAAAGACCAGAAGAAGAAATTAGCATCTGGCGTTGGCAGAAGACATTCTCTAAAGAAGGTTTTGCCTTTCTAGAGTTACAGTGGGATATTACAATGATGCTTAGAGACAGCCAGAGGATAGAAGGGTTATGGCAAAGCGCTGATAATGTCAAGATTCATTTAGAAGGAGTAGACTTGAATATTTGTCAATGGGACAATGAAGCGCTCCTTCTTTATCTTTGCGTAACTTTAATTAATAGTAGTGGTTATAGAGATTTAAGATATTTCTTTGATATTTTTCAATTGCTAGAGAACACAAGCACATCTTTTGACTGGGGTGCTTTTATTAAAAAGGCTAGAAGATACAAGATTAATAATTCTGTATTTGCCAGCTTGCTAAAAGCAAATGAAATCCTGAATGCAAAAGTTCCCAAGCCTGTGTTAGAGGAGTTAAAGCCGTCTTTCTTAAAAGGAATATTAATACGTATTTTCTTAAGCCGGAGTGTGATATTTACTGATAATCTAAGAAGAAGGTTTATGGATAATTTTTTAAGTTATATCTTTTTTGAGCTGCTTGAGGCAAATTCAGCTAGAGATTACCTAAGGATCGTAAAAAGAGTAATGTTTCCGCCTCGGGAGCTTCTAGAGATTCGCTTTGATAATCCAGCTTCGGCAAGAATTAGTATTTCCTCAAATTGGCAATATTCTCTCTGCGTCCTAAAGAGGCTTTGTAAGTCTTTCAGTCTCATAGGGAGAATTCTTGTAAGATAAAAAGCCCAGCCCTCAAGACAGCTCTAAGATAAAAATGCTTTAATCTTCCTTGTTTTTAAGCAATGGGAGTTGTCAATAACCTATTATCTTGCCAAAGTTTGCGACAGAAAAACCTTGACACTTCTTGATAGCTAGATTAAACTTAAATATAATAGTGTAAGTATATTCAGGCCATTGAATATAAGTGAGGCTAGGAGCGCTAATGTATACAGAATATTGGTCAATTAAAGACAAGCCGTTTGAAAATACTCCTGACCCGCGTTTTATCTACTATTCCTCTAAACACGAAGAGGCATTAAGCCGTATGCTTTATTGCATTAGAGAGAAGAAGGGTGCGGGTATGCTTACAGGAGATTATGGCTCAGGTAAAACTCTTCTTTCTCGAGTTTTACTTAAAGAGTTGAAGACGGAAAGATATACCGATGTATTAATTTTTAATCCAGTCCTAAGCCCTATTGAATTTTTGAAAGAGATAGCCTATCAGTTGGGCCAGGATTCTGTTCCGGATAATAAGGTGGATATTATTCACGTTCTAAACGGTCTTCTTTATGAAAATTACACTAAGGGTAAAGATACAATAATTTTGATTGATGAGGCACAGACAATTGTAAGTGATGAGGTGTTTGAGGAATTACGTCTTATATTGAATTTTCAGCTTAATAACGCCTTTTTATTGACGCTGATTCTTATTGGACAGCCAGAGTTGGTTAAAAAGATAAATAAGATACCCCAACTAAGTCAACGCATAGCAATAAGGTATTTTCTCTCTAGTCTTGAGGAAACAGAGACATATGAATATATAAAGCATAGGTTAAACGTTGTCGGAAGAGAAAAGAATATATTTGACGAGTCTGCCTTAAGGTTAATTTTTAGGGTCTCACGCGGGATACCGCGGGTCGTCAATAATATCTGTGATATGTCGTTGTTGGTTGGTTTTGGCGCAAAGAAAGAATTGATTGATGAGGTAGTTGTGCGCGAAGTCATCAGAGATATGGAGGATGGCCACAGTAAAGAGGCAAACCCCACTCCTTTACATCGATTGTATTAGAACATTAGCTAACCCAGGATAAGACGAAGCTTATGATTAGAATAGCAGATATACTCGGAAATTCTTCGGAAGAAGATAAGCCAAGAAAAGAGAAACAAGAACAAGGAAAACAAAAAGACGCAACTCCACCTCCAAATGTTGAACTTATTAAAGGCAAATCCCAAACCCCGCCTTTTCCGTCTAAACCATACTCCCCTTTAAAACAGGAACAAGAAGAACCTTCCCTAATAGAGCTATCTAAGTCAATGCTGGATAAAGTGAAGTTAGAAGGCCTCGAGGAATCCAGAGGTCTATATAATAAATTAGCTACTTCTCTAAAGGGCGTATGTGACACTTTGGCTTCTGGAGGAGATATTGATTTAACTACAGCTAATGATAACTTGAGTGCACTTATTGATCAGCTTGCCCTAGGCAATGAAGAATTCAAGACTTTAACTAATTCGCCTTACGAAGGTGAATATTTGTATGCTCATATGGTTAACGTTAGTATACTTTCTATCTTAATAGGTGTGCAGGCAGGTTTTAACAAATCCCGATTATTAGAGTTATCTTCGGGTGCGCTTTTACATGATGTAGGTTTAATTAAATTCCGAGAGATAATTAATGCTCCGCGAAAATTGACAAAGGAAGAATACGAACAGATTAAACAACACACTATTCTTGGGGCCGAGATTTTGAAAGACTGCAAAGGCATCTCTAAAGGGATCCTCTCTATTATATCAGGCCACCATGAGCGCTTGGACGGGTCAGGTTATCCTAAGAGACTTAAGGCCCAGGATATCGAAGATAATGCTCAGATTGTAGCCCTTGTTAATGCCTATGAATCTTTAACCCATAAGCGGCCTTTTAGGGATAGGATTTTAAATAGCAAGGCTATGCGTCTAATGGTTGAGCAAAAGAAAACGTTCAGATCTGACTTTCTAAAATTATTTATTGAAGCGATTTCCATTTATCCTTTGAATTGCTGGGTAAGGTTAAGCTCGGATGAAATAGCTAAAGTTGTTGGTATCAATAGGGCCTTCCTCTTAAAACCCAAGGTAGAAATTTTCTTTGATAAGAAGAATAAGAGGCTGGATTCGACAAAGATTATTGATTTGAGTAAACAGCCTAACATCTATGTTAAAGAAGAGATCCCGCAAGAGGCTGTTGAATTTAAGTTAGAGGATTAGTTATGTATAAAATATTTACAGTTTCAATCCTTATTTTGGGAGTGAGTTTATTTATTGGTTGTGCCGGATTCAACGATCAGTTAAGGCAATCTAGCCTTGGGGACTTGCCTGATATTGATATATCAGAAGAGATATCGAATAATTTTGAATACACTATAGGAGATTTCGATGTTTTACAAATTAAAGTCTGGCAAGGCATAACCAAGCCCAAGAGAAAAACGAATAAGCAGGCTTTGGGCGATAGCGAATATCTGATAGCTAAAGGTGATACGCTTAATATCTATGTATGGCAGTGGGCAGAACTTTACCGGGATGTTATCGTACGTCCTGATGGCAGGATTTCTTTTCCTTTGGTTGGGGATATAATTGTTGAAGGTATAACCTTAACCGAGCTTGACGAGATAATTACTGAGCTGCTTAAAGAATATATTAGATATCCTGAGGTTTCTATTATGATTATTGGTTTTGGTCAGAGCAGTTTTGGCACAAAGAATATATTCGAAGATATTCCGGGAGAGGTAATCGTGCGGCCTGATGGCAGGATTTCTTTTCCTTTTGTAGGCGAGGTTATGGCCAGAGGCATGACCTTACGTGAATTGGACGATAGACTTACACAAGAGTTAAGTACTTTTATAGATTCTCCTGAAGTCTATGTTAATTTGTCGGGGATTGGAGGCAAGAGAGTCATTGTCTTAGGCGAAGTAACTAATCCTGGCGTATTTAAACCAAAGGACAATGCAAGACTTCTTGATGTTATTGCTATGGCAGAAGGATATACCGATGATGCTGCTTTAAATAGCGTTATCTTAATCAGGGGCGGGTTAGATAAACCTCAAGCAAAGAGGATCAATTTAGTTAATATTATCAAGAAGGGTAATTTAAAAGATAATATCTATATCCAGGCAGAGGATATTATTTATATACCAAAGACCTTTATTTCTGATCTTAATTATGCCCTTGAGCAACTCATAGGTCCATTGGTGAGTTCGGGATCAGCAGTTACTAGTATTAAGACAATTAGAGGACGAACAACGCCTGATGTGAATTAAGTTAAAAGTTTATGCCTACATACGAATTAAATTTTAGAGATTATTTACGCATTTTACATAAAAGATACTGGATAATCTTAGTCTCTGTTATTGTTTCCACTCTAGTAGTAATAATAAAATCCGGTAAGCAAATACCTTTTTACCGTGCAGAGGCTACGGTGCGTATCGAAGAACGCAAGACCCTTGTAGGTACAATACTTGATAGGCCATTTTATTATGGCAGTCGTACAGATTATTTATCTTCTGAGATGAGGGTTATTAAGAGCCGGACAGTTGCCGAAGAGGTAGCTAGACGCCTGGGAAAGATTAAGGAAGATATGAGCAAGGAGCAAGTTGATGCAGTTGTATCAAGAATACAAGGCGGAATTTCAGTAGAACAAGTTTCCGAAGGGGATATGGAGACTGACCTGGCTAAGATTGTAGTAATAACAGCTGATGCAAAATTATCAGCGCAGATTGCCAATAAAACCGCTGAAGTTTATCAAGAGGAAAATCTCAAGCAAAAAAACAAAGAGATACGCCAAAGCAAGGAATTTGTGGAAAAGCAACTTGCTACAATCGAGGAAAAGTTAAGGGCGTCTGAAGATGCACTTGCGAGGTTTAAACAAGAGGAACCGGCAAGCGAGATGGGGATGGATTTATCTCAAAGATTGACTACTTTGCAAGTGGAACTTACTGATCTTTTGACCAGAGCTACTGAGAAACACCCAAACGTATTAAGATATAAAGAGGAGATTGAACGTATTCAGCAGCAGATGAAGAATTTGCCAGAAGGTGAAATTGAATTTTTACGTTTAAGGCGCGACGTAGAAGTTAATGATCAAATCTATAGAATGCTTCGGGACAGAGTTGAAGAAGCGAGGATTACAGAGGCAGGAAAGGTTTCAGATGTTACTGTAGTCAGCCTTGCAGGAGGAATGGGTTATGAGGTCGGGCCTGATAAAAAAA
This window of the Candidatus Omnitrophota bacterium genome carries:
- a CDS encoding class I SAM-dependent methyltransferase, which produces MKIRLYIGLLLLKITETFNLMGRIFKNILLVVLLPQDLSSLNKLAYNNKGNLNALSSLATRGLNEGEKELISKYCLKPGKFLVLGCGAGRETYALAKMGFVVTGIDFVETLLGKARAVAEEEQLRIEYINKDILLWAEEERKEKYDYILVSNNVYLQIPSKKIRINFLNRALNKLSDDGLFIVINNCISDLKYSKIQFKLKRLLARIMFANVGIEAGDWIPIRQFFHRPQNKNEFLTEFQDSEALIYEVREDKNLISVLLKHSNG
- a CDS encoding nucleotidyltransferase family protein, translating into MDKKLKEDIEVNERGLEVPCQDSKLSQLCCEYSDLLPCCNALIPRGKRFRDRAKILWGKVSFLDLFELKKELLKTDYFKFKTTSWCMFPVLKKGDTLKIESCSLNDLKIGEIPVYRRNNRLYSHRIVDKHILEGKERIITRPDTAKVRKGLLQEELEEEDLLGKVREVERDKKRFPLEKREANFWEKFLYTRHKLSLALLKLLSRVSMKTLTCIQSLWIYRWLGKKLIKRLEPNIDFQLATPSRHKLEIYEYTPLEKRDNFRPREYKNFHIIMKSKDTPIGCITFLNRDKNCPYTGFWLAELWIRLRYRGLGLESFLVNRAQDFLRERDLEHISYPRPPVVLKRSFLRAPLYFNSQELLIVLSKDKTDEDLTKRALSLIRAGIDWDVFYKLVIASGKPAAIMKHIKFLSGLEAVGHSAIDRLKGAFFDTIDSTTRNHRQLLDILKEFSKAKISVIPLKGTYLSQRLYGDISLRGKNLDIDLLIKEQDIERATALLKGLGYKERPEEEISIWRWQKTFSKEGFAFLELQWDITMMLRDSQRIEGLWQSADNVKIHLEGVDLNICQWDNEALLLYLCVTLINSSGYRDLRYFFDIFQLLENTSTSFDWGAFIKKARRYKINNSVFASLLKANEILNAKVPKPVLEELKPSFLKGILIRIFLSRSVIFTDNLRRRFMDNFLSYIFFELLEANSARDYLRIVKRVMFPPRELLEIRFDNPASARISISSNWQYSLCVLKRLCKSFSLIGRILVR
- a CDS encoding AAA family ATPase; protein product: MYTEYWSIKDKPFENTPDPRFIYYSSKHEEALSRMLYCIREKKGAGMLTGDYGSGKTLLSRVLLKELKTERYTDVLIFNPVLSPIEFLKEIAYQLGQDSVPDNKVDIIHVLNGLLYENYTKGKDTIILIDEAQTIVSDEVFEELRLILNFQLNNAFLLTLILIGQPELVKKINKIPQLSQRIAIRYFLSSLEETETYEYIKHRLNVVGREKNIFDESALRLIFRVSRGIPRVVNNICDMSLLVGFGAKKELIDEVVVREVIRDMEDGHSKEANPTPLHRLY
- a CDS encoding HD domain-containing protein encodes the protein MIRIADILGNSSEEDKPRKEKQEQGKQKDATPPPNVELIKGKSQTPPFPSKPYSPLKQEQEEPSLIELSKSMLDKVKLEGLEESRGLYNKLATSLKGVCDTLASGGDIDLTTANDNLSALIDQLALGNEEFKTLTNSPYEGEYLYAHMVNVSILSILIGVQAGFNKSRLLELSSGALLHDVGLIKFREIINAPRKLTKEEYEQIKQHTILGAEILKDCKGISKGILSIISGHHERLDGSGYPKRLKAQDIEDNAQIVALVNAYESLTHKRPFRDRILNSKAMRLMVEQKKTFRSDFLKLFIEAISIYPLNCWVRLSSDEIAKVVGINRAFLLKPKVEIFFDKKNKRLDSTKIIDLSKQPNIYVKEEIPQEAVEFKLED
- a CDS encoding polysaccharide biosynthesis/export family protein, which gives rise to MYKIFTVSILILGVSLFIGCAGFNDQLRQSSLGDLPDIDISEEISNNFEYTIGDFDVLQIKVWQGITKPKRKTNKQALGDSEYLIAKGDTLNIYVWQWAELYRDVIVRPDGRISFPLVGDIIVEGITLTELDEIITELLKEYIRYPEVSIMIIGFGQSSFGTKNIFEDIPGEVIVRPDGRISFPFVGEVMARGMTLRELDDRLTQELSTFIDSPEVYVNLSGIGGKRVIVLGEVTNPGVFKPKDNARLLDVIAMAEGYTDDAALNSVILIRGGLDKPQAKRINLVNIIKKGNLKDNIYIQAEDIIYIPKTFISDLNYALEQLIGPLVSSGSAVTSIKTIRGRTTPDVN